A section of the Salmo trutta chromosome 4, fSalTru1.1, whole genome shotgun sequence genome encodes:
- the LOC115192429 gene encoding LOW QUALITY PROTEIN: eEF1A lysine and N-terminal methyltransferase-like (The sequence of the model RefSeq protein was modified relative to this genomic sequence to represent the inferred CDS: inserted 2 bases in 2 codons), producing the protein MKMSLLTRTTEEFSSTEYWEHFFKKRGEKAFDWYGDYNKLCGMLLKYIKPRDKILVGGCGNSELSEQLYDVGYRXLTNIDISETXVNHMNQKNAKLRPDLTFQKVDATQTPYEDGSYLGGCWLRAESVIGFMAQLC; encoded by the exons ATGAAGATGAGTCTTCTAACTCGCACTACCGAGGAGTTCAGCTCCACTGAGTACTGGGAACACTTCTtcaagaagagaggagagaaggcttTTGACTGGTATGGAGACTACAACAAACTCTGTGGCATGCTGCTGAAATACATCAAACCTCGGGATAAG ATCTTGGTGGGGGGTTGTGGTAACTCTGAGCTGAGTGAGCAGCTGTATGACGTCGGCTACA CTCTGACCAACATTGACATCAGTGAGA TGGTGAATCACATGAACCAGAAGAATGCCAAGCTTCGCCCAGACCTGACCTTCCAGAAGGTGGATGCCACACAGACACCCTATGAGGACGGAAGCTACCTGGGAGGATGCTGGCTGAG GGCAGAGAGTGTGATTGGCTTTATGGCTCAGCTGTGCTAG
- the itpa gene encoding inosine triphosphate pyrophosphatase — translation MAIPAGRSVVFVTGNAKKLEEVIQILGDKFPYKLVSKKIDLPEYQGEPDEISIQKCKEAAKQVDGPVIVEDTCLCFRALGGLPGPYIKWFLDKLRPEGLYKMLAGFEDKSAWALCTFAFCPGKEEPVQLFRGITEGHIVEPRGPRDFGWDPCFQPDGFDKTYAELPKEVKNTISHRYRALAAMSEHFSSQANDNGMPDTKKKKQND, via the exons ATGGCTATTCCAGCGGGGAGATCCGTTGTCTTCGTGACTGGAAACGCAAAGAAACTAGAAGAG GTGATTCAGATCTTGGGGGACAAGTTTCCCTACAAACTAGTGTCCAAGAAGATTGACT TGCCTGAATACCAGGGGGAACCAGACGAGATCTCTATACAGAAGTGTAAGGAAGCAGCAAAACAG GTTGATGGGCCAGTCATAGTGGAGGACACATGTCTTTGTTTCAGAGCATTGGGAggtctaccaggaccctacat aaaatgGTTCCTGGATAAACTTAGGCCTGAAG gTCTGTATAAGATGTTGGCCGGGTTTGAAGATAAGTCAGCCTGGGCTCTGTGTACCTTTGCCTTCTGTCCAGGGAAAGAGGAGCCAGTACAACTCTTCAGAGGGATAACTGAG GGGCACATTGTAGAGCCTAGAGGCCCCAGAGACTTTGGATGGGACCCCTGTTTCCAGCCAGACGGATTTGACAAAAC TTATGCTGAGCTACCTAAGGAGGTGAAGAACACAATATCCCATCGGTACCGAGCCCTGGCAGCCATGTCCGAACACTTCTCCTCTCAGGCCAACGACAATGGCATGCCAGACACCAAGAAGAAGAAACAGAACGACTAA
- the LOC115192430 gene encoding myocilin: protein MWLLLNVCVFCLLQYGEGQDRATIWRGNDRSGHCQYTFTVPSPSETSCPHTASGGPEMEGLKTRLSLLEVLVARLTGGETRGPGLGAGSQAGLQEALTQAMGERSLLQGEKEHLERDVEGLQRRVEEMRRETERLKSRPCYPQPPLVPPSVPLQDSGLRLAGDAGVLSHLVSSAGRQGDTGSLRDPAWRNGGNAGFQELKAEVTEIPAPSTEDSTGCGELISIGEPVSHRKADSIAGKYGVWMQDPEAVAPYGGKMVWRIDTVGSEVRQLFGYEDMDQLSKGYPSKVLLLPEPVESTGATLYRGSLYYQRRRSRTLLRYDLASESIAARRDLPHAGFHGQFPYSWGGYTDVDLGVDEQGLWAVYSTNKAKGAIVVSQLDPHNLAVKRSWETSIRKNSVANAFVICGRLYTVASYTAPNTTINFMFDTATGQGKQVALPFRNKYRYNSMVDYNPAQRKLHAWDNFHIVSYDVRLGHQ from the exons ATGTGGCTGCTGCTTAATGTTTGTGTGTTCTGTCTGCTGCAATATGGTGAGGGGCAGGACCGTGCCACTATCTGGAGAGGCAACGACCGTAGCGGGCACTGCCAGTACACCTTCACCGTGCCCAGCCCCAGCGAGACCAGCTGCCCCCATACAGCCTCCGGAGGGCCAGAGATGGAGGGGCTCAAGACTAGACTCAGCCTGCTGGAGGTATTGGTGGCCAGGCTGACTGGAGGGGAGACAAGGGGTCCTGGGCTTGGGGCTGGGTCCCAGGCTGGTCTGCAGGAGGCTCTGACCCAGGCCATGGGAGAGAGGAGCCTGTTGCAGGGAGAGAAGGAGCAtctggagagagatgtggaggggctgcagagaagggtggaggagatgaggagagagacggagagactgaAGAGCAGACCCTGCTACCCGCAACCCCCTCTGGTGCCTCCCAGCGTCCCACTACAGGATAGTGGTCTGCGACTTGCCGGAG ATGCTGGTGTTCTCTCTCACCTGGTATCCAGTGCTGGAAGACAAGGGGACACTGGCAGTTTGAGAG ACCCAGCATGGCGGAATGGTGGCAATGCAGGGTTCCAGGAGTTGAAGGCTGAGGTGACTGAGATTCCTGCTCCTAGTACTGAGGACAgcacag gcTGTGGGGAGTTGATATCAATAGGAGAGCCAGTGTCCCATCGTAAGGCTGATAGTATAGCTGGTAAATATGGGGTGTGGATGCAGGATCCGGAGGCTGTGGCGCCCTACGGAGGGAAGATGGTGTGGCGCATCGATACagtggggtcagaggtcagacagCTGTTTGGTTACGAGGACATGGACCAGCTCTCTAAAGGCTACCCCTCAAAG GTGTTGCTGTTGCCGGAGCCAGTGGAGAGTACAGGAGCGACTCTGTACCGCGGCTCTCTGTACTACCAGCGCCGCCGCAGCCGCACCCTGCTGAGGTACGACCTGGCATCTGAGAGCATCGCCGCCCGCCGAGACCTGCCCCACGCCGGCTTCCACGGCCAGTTCCCCTACTCCTGGGGCGGCTACACCGATGTGGATCTGGGGGTGGACGAGCAGGGCCTGTGGGCCGTCTACAGCACCAACAAGGCTAAAGGAGCCATCGTGGTGTCCCAGCTGGACCCACACAACCTGGCGGTGAAGAGGAGCTGGGAGACCAGCATCAGGAAGAACAGCGTGGCTAACGCTTTCGTCATCTGTGGCCGTCTCTACACGGTTGCCAGCTACACTGCTCCCAACACCACCATCAACTTTATGTTCGACACAGCTACTGGCCAGGGGAAGCAGGTGGCGCTACCCTTCAGGAATAAGTACCGCTACAACAGCATGGTGGATTATAACCCTGCCCAAAGGAAGCTGCACGCCTGGGACAACTTCCACATTGTCTCCTACGACGTCAGGCTGGGTCACCAGTAG